In Gossypium arboreum isolate Shixiya-1 chromosome 3, ASM2569848v2, whole genome shotgun sequence, the sequence cagaattgagcacacgagcatgtgtctcagccgtgtaaggaacacagcctcaggcacgggcgtgtgtcccaaccgtgtaaagtctgcacctattttatgaaaattaaattaaccacacggcctagcacacgggcatgtgacttggtcgtgttacCTTAATACATTCATGcattgcaaaacagagagttacatgggttaaggacatgggcgtgtgtgaccacacggcctgcctacacgggcgtgtcccgaaCCACACGAGTGTATGACCCCTgttcatagcaaaaattttctaaattttgtaaaaatttctcgagttatcagtttagtcccaaaccacttccaaagcatgttttgggcctcataggctcgtattaaggactttatgattgaatgcaAGTGATTTTAATTTGGTCAAAAATTTCTAACTcggaattgtatgtttgcttgtgatgtgagtccggtaatgcctcgtatcttgtTTCGATGTTGaatacggataaggggtgttacatcaagcaTGAAGGATTTAGTAGACTACCTGCTTCGATGGCAAGCTTTGGAGGTTCTAGAGTGATGAGAAATGTTAATTATGAGCACTATGGCAGAAGCCATGGAAGAGAATGTTGAAGACATTTTGGAGCATAATTTGGATATGGATCCAAGGATGATTTAGTTAATGATTGTCTTTCCAAGATAGAAGCAAACATAGAGCAGTTTGTTCGTGGACCTCAAAAGTTCCAACAGGAGACTATGTTTGGGGTGGCAGCAAAATCTGGCTCAGTACAAGGAACACCAAggaaaattttttctaagttaagTTCTGGAGTGTCCGCCCTAGCGTATATATTGAAAGCTGACCAGAATCGTGCATGTGAGCATAAAACAATgaatttttaaaatgatttttaaaactcGATTTTACTACAAGCGTACAGgtcaattgtaatatttatagtgttacaatggaacacttgagtattccaaggatcgaacTCAAACGAGATGGTAATTGAGTGATAAATAGCATAAACGATAGAGTCTAAGTGGTTACTAATACGATTTTATAGTACGACAATTCATAACAAGAAAATATTGCaacaaaataaaatatgttaatctatggactaaattgcaaagagtaTAAAAATAAAGGACTATCCAATTAAATAACTAATGGTGGTTGGTTGATTTTGATGTGGTTCACCCGTACTCGAACAAGGGACTTAAATCTCATAAATTACTAAATGGCTCCATTTTATCTTTAGGTCTCAATTTTACCGATTTAGACGAATTAACTCTGATTTATCTTTCAACCTCACCAATTAATCCAGGACTAATGAACAAGTACGCAACAAGATTACCTTCCAATCTCACTTGCCTAAATATTCCCTTAGGGGCATCACTTCCTAAGTTTTTagatttatgcaatttagtccaatttgttacgatttagtccttatccaaaaatttcagtttacctacatctccatcaaccaactccTCTTTAAGGTTTAGCTACTCATGTTAAAAGTAAAggaaataaacatggaaatgaaAAACAAAGCAGCCATTAAAGGAAAACTTAAGAAAAATAGGAAAGTTCAGATTTTTATGCTAAGAAGCTAACATGAAACCAAAGACATTCAgcaagaaaatataaaataataaacataaaaggaaCAAACTTTGACAGatttaaagtaaaagaaattggaatacattaaattaaagctAGAAATGTCTTACAACCAAGGTATGGGAACTGAAAGTGCAAATAAACCAAAGCTAAAGTaataactaatttaactaacactaagaacatcaagaacaagaagtaaatgcagaaaaataaactttaaactaaggtagaagaaaagaaaatgaaaaacccTAGAAAAGTGCAAAAACAACTAAGAGAAAACCTAGAAAAACTAAACCTAAAACTAAGTTAATGTGTGTGTCTCTCCTCCTCAGCCAATTTTGGCTATTTTAGGTTGTCTTCTGATGCATTTTTGTTACCAAAAATGCCCCTACATGGGACTTGGGTGATTGATGGACCAGGTGGACAAAGACTACCCTTTTTATCCAAGCTGGTTCCTTGATGAAGGCGATGTCGCGATACCCAAAAGTGGATATCGCAATACCTCGAGCAATATCGAACCTTGGGTCTTCTTGGAAGGGTGGATATCACAATACCACTAAAAGGTGTCTTCAACCTTCAATAATGTCGGAAGTATCGCGATTCAAGGTGTGGATATCGTGATACCCTTTCCTTCGAGATCATTTTCAATCTCCAACACGTCCTTACACCACTCAATCACACGTTCGGCCTCCCAATGGTATTATTGGCCAAATTAGGTCACAAAATGGGCAAAAAATAAGACATTTTCACTTATTAACTTAAAATCTATAAACAACGAAAAACTATGCTAAAGACGTTATTTTGCTCAAGAAAAAGTATGTCGCAAGAGCCTCATTTTACCACTTTAATACTCCTCAACCTTCTCTTTTACCACTTTCATTTCCTCATTTTACTTTATTGAGAAACTAATTGTACACTATCTCGATTTATAACtacttttaaaatataataattttaaaagtgtTACAACTCAAGCGAAGTTAGATGTTAGCTTTTTTTCCTTTGACCTGCATGATAACCTTTTTCTATAAGCAAATGATCCTCAAAGTGTGTTTTATCACATTCTAAATAATAGTTATCGAATTTGGTTGTTGAAGAATTTGGAGATCAACATGTCTTATCCTACAAGGCTTATCATTATCCTTTAAGCTTTTACTCTTGTGATTAAGTTGCTGATTTTACTCGTCTTACAAAACCTTATTCTAGGATAGATATGGAAGCTTTTTATATAGGATTATTATGCactaaattgacaaatttatctTCACAAAATTTACTAAGAGAAGTTGCCTTATTTTTGCCTATATATAGGTAGTCTATTCGCATGGATGGATGCATCATTTGGAGAGTGTCTGTGCTGATTTTGGTTGTACCTTTACTCTCTTTTCTTAATGTCTTTATTCAGCGTCCCATTCAAGCTCTTGTCCGGACATCAATTTAAACAAGAAACAAATTAATTGCTTTTCCAGTTAAAAACAAATTTtctaaatctaaaattgaaacaaaattatttttttatgtattatatagagaattaaaaaatacaaaaataatcatattatattatttactcatttattaaaaatatgGTTTTTTAGTCTTTATCAACTAAGTTATACCACtgaatttcaataaaaaattttgatttaatcatccaagtataaatttcacaaatccaaacatttaattcaataattaatgaAAAATCCATAGTTTCAGGATTGATACAGAAATTGAGCTCCCTCTTTTCTAAAACAAAGACTTGTTAACTAataaaagttgaatggaaaaacGAGATGAGTCGAATTAAACCAAgcttctcttttttctttctttggtgcATGAATTAAACCAAGCTTTTATTCATAACCAAACTACAGATATTATGCTACACATAAAAAGACACCATAAGCAATCCTATAGTGATACAACAGTGGGACAAGAAATCACAGCCATGAATAGGTAGGATGTAGACAAACCTTTAAGAAGTCTGGTGGAATGATAGTACACTAGGCGAATCGATTCTTACCAGGATCTCATCCTCACCGCCAGATTCATCACTTGAATCATCATTTACGTGACCCTCTTTCGTGTCCATCTTCTTCGCTTGTGCTGAGGGTACTCGCCTTGTTATCTTTCCAGCTTCTTTGTTATTCTTCCTCATAGTGGAAGCTCCTTCTGATCCGGCAGAGACCAGTAGATGGCCAGGGAATGAAAGAAATCTATTATATGACGGGTTGTTTATTGGCTGACACTGATTCATCCTTGATAAACTCCAGCTACGCTGTGGCAAATTTACCTTTTCATGGTAACATAAAAGAATGCAGTTAGATCCAAAAACAGAAGCGTTCTGTGTGGTAATAGTAATCAATTCTTTGACTCGACATACCTTACTGCCAAATATGCTTAACTGCATGGCTCTTGCTGACAATCTGTTTACTTGTTGATCAGTTGCGTCATGATTTTGTGTATGTTGTCTTCCCCTAAAGAAATGTTCGGGCCAACTCATAAGACCTCCATGTTCTCTAGTTAAAGATCTATGTGAAAGGTTAAATGAAGATGAATTGTTCCGCAAAACCCTATTGCCTTCAAGTGTTGCAATATCAAATATAATTACTCTTGCTCTGGTCTCAACTTGGTATATTACGCTTCCTCTTGTCTCAAGTAGATACCCGGATCGCTGATGAGAAAAACTGGCTGTTGTAGAACCTGTTTTCATGAAACATCAGTAGTCAACTTGATTCTCTAGAGCAAAAAAGGAGCATATATAATGCTTGGTTTATGAAACTGCAATCAAGTTCCATTTTGGCCCAATTAACCTCACATAAGGGGTTGTGGTCTCATAGTAATTGAAATCCCATCTGCTAAATATAGGGTTTTCTATCGTCTTATATTAAAGTTAGGCCACTCCACCTAATATAAAGCAAACAGGGTACTAGGCAGGCCTTACCCAATACTAATAATCATGCTCAATAACAGGTCTAGGAGAGAAGGAAGCAAAGGACAGAAGGTGATACCAAAGGAAAAAGATAAGGATTAAGGGTCAGTTTGCTTTGTGGAAAATGACTGCTGGAAATTATTTTCCACGAAACAAATGGGCCCTTAAGGACACAGTTTAATTATAAAGATGATGAAGTCACCTGACTTATCTGCATGAAAGAAACTTTGATTCCCTTGTGAAGGCAAAAGAACTGCTGGTGATTTGATGAGTTCGCCTTCAGCATGTGAGGGCTTGATGAACCCTTCCAACATGAAGCCGACAGATTGGTGACACACTTCTATTGATTCCCCTGTAATGTATGTTTTCATTGATGACCTTTCTGCCACAAGAGCTCTCAAATCATGCAGCGCTATTTTCTCAAATATTTGAGGAAACAAGAGTTTGGCAAGTACAATAGCACTTTCCTGGGACGGCAGAAAAACGGAAACAGAGAGCTCCATTAACCACAATTCAAATGACACCGCAGATTGTTGACCTTCACACTTGTAAGCTAAAGTTATGAGAATTCAATAGCCAAATTATAAGCAACAATTTTACCTGCCACAGAAAATCTTCTAGTGCAGGATCCGACCTTAGCATTGAAAGAATTCTGTCACTTTCAATAAAAAAACAGAGAACCATGGAATCTGAGACCATGTCGCAGATGTATGGTTTTCCAACCAATACTTCATACAAGCCCAACGTACTCCCATGAGTAAAAGTTGGATGCATTGAGTGCTTGTTTCGTATGCTCTTACTCTTCCACTGCCAAATGACAATGTTTAACTCGAGAAATGTTTAGAAGAAAAAAACTGAAGTTATATATTTAATAAGATTTCACAAGCTTTGTCTTGCATGCATAAATATTTAGGTACCTTGACAACACCATTTGAAATAAGCCAAATACCATTTGGTCTAGAGCCCTCTTTGTAAAGTGTCATACCACGtgttttcattttttcttttgtAGAACATTCTAGTGATTCGCGGACACTAGAAGGAAGGGCACCTAGAAAAGGATGAGCACTTATAATATCATTTATTTTTGGAATCTTTACTAATGGAGGATTCCTTAAGAGCCTCTTCAAGTCAGTCTGcagaaaaaaaagaagggaaaaacaTAATATTGTATTAGTGTAACACAATATCAAAGGAACAAACCACCTCAACATGCAATTTGCCAATGATCACAGAAAGCTACCTGGACAGCATCATGAAGATGAAGCATCTCTTTTTCTTCCAGTAACCCCGCCTTCTCGAGGTTATGTAAATAATCAATCAGATGGTTCAGTACTGAGTAGGTCACTTGTCTTGTTTTCACAACACGTAAAACCTGAACATGTTTTTAAAACAGCTTAATAAACCTAAAGTACTGACTACTAAATATTATAGTCATCTCAGTAATCTAAAAATGCTCTCactaaaagaagaaaaaaggaaaTTGAGATGAGAAAGGGTATTGGATAAATACAATTGGTTTACAAACCTGAGGAAAAGTTATACGGACATCTTCCAGAAACTTCCTCGCCTCTTCTCCTTCAGCTTCACTTTCAGCAATTACAGTAGAAGCAACTACACTGTCACCTAAATAGAAGTGAATTTATAAGAAATAAACTTGTTTCAAAAGATTGGATTACTCTAGTGATCATATTGTCAATAGAGAAAGAAAACTTATTTAAAGAAGGAAATTCTTTCATGGATATAGGGTTTTTTGTTCATGAAATGCTGCTTTCATATAAATGTACCACCCAGCTTTCTCATAGTAATGGAAAGATCAGATTTCAGTTCTAAGGAACAAAGGCAAGGAAAAAAAATGCTTTAAAACAGAAATCGAAAGACAGAACTGTGCCCAACTTCCAAGTGCACCTTTTCAGGAAACATCAATTGTACCTCAATTCTAATGAGGCAAACCTATCTTGTAAGCGGATATCTCCTATATTCTTGTATAAGTTCATTGATAATATTTGTGTTCCTCGTaactatatttcatttatttcatgacCATTTTCTGGTGGAGATTAAGGCAACGTACAGGAGTTTTTCCTTTGAAAACCAAACATTCACAAAATGATTTGTTTTTCATTTTGGCTCACTTCTTTCTCAAAAATGTCCATAAACATCTTAAACAATAGATTAAAGCCATGAGAATTAGATTCTGTACAAGATCTTGGCATGTATATAACAATTAGGCATGCAATATgtaaaatatgtatttttaaaaaagaTAAGGATTGGAAGCTGGAAGCCTATGTTTCAAGTAAACCAAATATACAGAAAGAAATTATGAGAAAACTGAAAAGAAAGCCAATGTGATACGTCATGGGAAGATTATTACCTATAAATTCATGAAGTTGCCGTCGTGCTATTCTATGAGCTCGAAGAAATGCAGCACAAATACAACACCCATTTTCCAGCCTTTCCACAGTGAAAAATGTAATCAGTTTTTGTGGGAACATGCTTCTCTGAAGAAACTTGTAATAATTCGGGAACTGCACATTAGATTTTAAGCCCTTCCAATCACATAAAGGTTCATGAGATGCCGCATCAACAGCTTCATCTACAGATTGCATCAACAGATTTGCTGTGCTTTGTGCAATTCTACCTTCATCAAGCATTCCCCAGTATGCTGCCTGGACACCTGTTTCAAGAATGTTCAATTCTCAAATTAGCCACAAACCATTAAGCAACATTTCCATATGAATTGAATCGAAGTTCAATATTGAAGAGCATGGTAGCAGGGTTTTCCATTTCAAGGCAATAATTAAATGCAATCTAAGATCCTGGAGTGATCAGAGACAGTTACACCATAGTTCTCAGAACAGAGTGATCAGAGAAATCCTCTTTGAGAATGCTAGAAGATCCCGGTAGTTTATAAACATGAAATTTCAGTAGGGAGTTAAGAAATAAAACTGATTGGCAACACATCCGTGATTGAAAGCACAAAAAATCTCTGTACATGGATGCTATATAAGAACAACACATCAA encodes:
- the LOC108489137 gene encoding sodium/hydrogen exchanger 8 isoform X1 produces the protein MEEVKEYLYVLPSRMLEEISSSESEPVDAVIFVGISLVLGIASRHLLRGTRVPYTVALLIIGLGLGSLEYGTSHKLGRIGDGIRLWNNIDPDLLLAVFLPALLFESAFSMEVHQIKRCMAQMVLLAGPGVIISTFCLGFALKITFPYEWNWKTSLLLGGLLSATDPVAVVALLKELGASKKLSTIIEGESLMNDGTAIVVYQLFFKMVNGESFSWDAIIGFLAKVALGAVGLGIAFGIASVLWLGFIFNDTVIEITLTVAVSYVVYFTGQEGIEVSGVLAVMTLGMFYAAVAKTAFKGDGQQSLHHFWEMVAYIANTLIFILSGVVIAEGILGNDKIFQNNGNSWGYLILLYIFVQVSRCIVVGVLYPFLRYFGYGLDLKEAAILIWSGLRGAVALSLSLSVKRSSGGSFNLSSETGSRFIFFTGGIVFLTLIVNGSTTQFILNFLGLDKLSAAKKRILDYTKYEMLNKAFEAFEDLVDDEELGPADWPTVKRYITSLNDLEGDRVHPHTESEADNDLDPSNLKDIRIRLLNGVQAAYWGMLDEGRIAQSTANLLMQSVDEAVDAASHEPLCDWKGLKSNVQFPNYYKFLQRSMFPQKLITFFTVERLENGCCICAAFLRAHRIARRQLHEFIGDSVVASTVIAESEAEGEEARKFLEDVRITFPQVLRVVKTRQVTYSVLNHLIDYLHNLEKAGLLEEKEMLHLHDAVQTDLKRLLRNPPLVKIPKINDIISAHPFLGALPSSVRESLECSTKEKMKTRGMTLYKEGSRPNGIWLISNGVVKWKSKSIRNKHSMHPTFTHGSTLGLYEVLVGKPYICDMVSDSMVLCFFIESDRILSMLRSDPALEDFLWQESAIVLAKLLFPQIFEKIALHDLRALVAERSSMKTYITGESIEVCHQSVGFMLEGFIKPSHAEGELIKSPAVLLPSQGNQSFFHADKSGSTTASFSHQRSGYLLETRGSVIYQVETRARVIIFDIATLEGNRVLRNNSSSFNLSHRSLTREHGGLMSWPEHFFRGRQHTQNHDATDQQVNRLSARAMQLSIFGSKVNLPQRSWSLSRMNQCQPINNPSYNRFLSFPGHLLVSAGSEGASTMRKNNKEAGKITRRVPSAQAKKMDTKEGHVNDDSSDESGGEDEILVRIDSPSVLSFHQTS
- the LOC108489137 gene encoding sodium/hydrogen exchanger 7 isoform X2; translation: MMAIVVYQLFFKMVNGESFSWDAIIGFLAKVALGAVGLGIAFGIASVLWLGFIFNDTVIEITLTVAVSYVVYFTGQEGIEVSGVLAVMTLGMFYAAVAKTAFKGDGQQSLHHFWEMVAYIANTLIFILSGVVIAEGILGNDKIFQNNGNSWGYLILLYIFVQVSRCIVVGVLYPFLRYFGYGLDLKEAAILIWSGLRGAVALSLSLSVKRSSGGSFNLSSETGSRFIFFTGGIVFLTLIVNGSTTQFILNFLGLDKLSAAKKRILDYTKYEMLNKAFEAFEDLVDDEELGPADWPTVKRYITSLNDLEGDRVHPHTESEADNDLDPSNLKDIRIRLLNGVQAAYWGMLDEGRIAQSTANLLMQSVDEAVDAASHEPLCDWKGLKSNVQFPNYYKFLQRSMFPQKLITFFTVERLENGCCICAAFLRAHRIARRQLHEFIGDSVVASTVIAESEAEGEEARKFLEDVRITFPQVLRVVKTRQVTYSVLNHLIDYLHNLEKAGLLEEKEMLHLHDAVQTDLKRLLRNPPLVKIPKINDIISAHPFLGALPSSVRESLECSTKEKMKTRGMTLYKEGSRPNGIWLISNGVVKWKSKSIRNKHSMHPTFTHGSTLGLYEVLVGKPYICDMVSDSMVLCFFIESDRILSMLRSDPALEDFLWQESAIVLAKLLFPQIFEKIALHDLRALVAERSSMKTYITGESIEVCHQSVGFMLEGFIKPSHAEGELIKSPAVLLPSQGNQSFFHADKSGSTTASFSHQRSGYLLETRGSVIYQVETRARVIIFDIATLEGNRVLRNNSSSFNLSHRSLTREHGGLMSWPEHFFRGRQHTQNHDATDQQVNRLSARAMQLSIFGSKVNLPQRSWSLSRMNQCQPINNPSYNRFLSFPGHLLVSAGSEGASTMRKNNKEAGKITRRVPSAQAKKMDTKEGHVNDDSSDESGGEDEILVRIDSPSVLSFHQTS